The sequence CGCGTTCGAGCTCGGCCGGTGCGTTCCGTTCGAGCGCGCGCAACTCGTCGAACCGCTCGGCCTGTGCGTCGAGCTCGGCATCGGCCTCGCCCGTGAGCCTGAGGATGCCGCCGTACCACTCGCGGCGCTGCGCCTCGGTGTCGGGCTCGGCGTCGTCGAGCCTTTGCTGGAGGGCGAACGCCTCGGCGATCTTCGCCTCCGCGGCCTGCACCGCCGCACGGAACGGCTGGGTCGCCTCGTCGCCGTAGGAGGCGATGGCGAAGCCGAGCTCCTCCTTGCTCGTTCGGATGGCGTCGTCGGCCGCGACGAGCGCGCCGCCCGCCTGGCGGCGCAGCTCCTCGAGCGGGACCTGCGGCACCTCGGGCGCCGCACCTGGACCGCCGCCCCGCCGCTTGCGGCGGGCGACCACGAGGACCACGACGACGACGATCGCGCCGGCGATCACGAGGAACCAGATCAGTCCCCACACCCAACCGGAGCCGCCAGTGTCGCCCGCGAGTGCCTCGGCCGCGGCGATCGCCGCGCCCGCCCAGTCCTCGGCACGGAGTCGCGGTTCGACGACCTCCTGCGCGATGCGCCGGACCTCGTCATCGGAGAGGGATGCCTGGTCGGCGACGGAGAAGTCGTAGGTGCGCCCGTCGACCGCGACGGCGAGCAGATAGTCCTCGTCGCCGAGCCCGTTCGCGATCGCGGTGTCGGCGGCCCACGCGTCAGCCGCCTCGGGGTTCGTGAACTCGTCGACGTACGCGACGAAGAGCTGCCGGCCGCTGCGGTCGGCCGCCTCGCCGATCGCCCGTTCGACCTCGGCGGTCTGCCCACCCAGCGCGCCGACCGTGTCGACGATGGGGGATTGACCGAAGGAGACGGGATCTTCCGCGAACGCTGGAGCGCCGATCGTGAGTCCTCCGGCGACCGCGGCTCCGGCGAGGGCGATCAACCAGCGTCGAGACGTGTGCACCTGCGCGATCCCCCATTCCAACGGACGATCCCGAGTCTAGGACCGGCCACCGACGGGCGTCCACGGACTCCAGGCGTTCTCCCGGGTGTGCTATCGGGCGCCGATGCCGGTCACTCCACCGTCAGCGGCGCGAGCGGGGAGAGCACCACGATGTCGGGCTGCTGCGGGTCGTCGGGCACCACGACGACGGACGCGGCCAGCGTGTATCCGCCTGGTGGCAGTGCCGTCGGGACGCGTGCGGTGAGGCAGCGCACCGCCTCGATCGCCGCTGGCAGCTCGACCGACTCACCGGGGGAGAGGTCGACCGGCTCGCTCGCACGCAACGGGTCCGCGTCCGGACGCATCGCCACGACCGTCCCGTCCGCATCGGCGATGGCGATGGCCGGGGCCATGCGGAGCGACCCCTCGATCCGGTCGGTGCCGGTGTTGGTGAGGGTGACGGTCGCCTCGCCCGTGCTCCCGCCGGTCACGGCGGCGTCAGGCCGCACCGTGGCGGTCAGCGCGCCGACCGACGCATCCGACGCATCCGACGCATCCGACCCCTCCGATGTGCCCGGCGCAGCGAGGATCGGGGCGCCGCACTGGTTCATCGCCGAGAGCCGGCCGAGCGCGACGTCGCCATGACTCGCCTCGTCGCGCGGCGCGACGGCCATCTCCTGCCCCTCGGTCGCCGGGACGAGACCGTTCGCGGCGACCGGTGCGTCCGCGGTCGTCGACGGGCCGACGACCCCGGCGAGGCCGCCGATCAGCCCGGCGGTGGCGACCAGCGCGGCGACCGCGGTCGTGCCGCCCAGGACGGCGTTGCGCCGGCGACGGCGCGATCGCCGGCTCGCCTCGATCACGGCGTCGGCATCGAGCTCACGCGTGCCCGAGGCATCCGCCGCCCGTCGCAGCGCCTCGCGCAGCCGGTCCTGCTCAGGTGCGGACATCCGCGCCCCCTCTCTCGGTCCGGCCCTCGCCGGACGCCTCGAGTGCGGAGGAGAGCGCCCGCAGCGCATCGGACAGGTACCGCTTGACCGCACCCGAGCTGATGCCGAGCGTCGTCGCGATCTGGTCGACGGTCAGGTCCTCGTAATAGCGCAGCACGATGCACGCCGACTGTCGCGGCGACAACGCGCGCACGCGGGTCGCGAGGTCGAGCCGGGCATCCGCGGCCTCGGTCGGCGCGTCGACCGCCGCGGGTGCGTCCACGAGGTGACGGATGCCTCGCCAGGTGCGCTCGCGCCGCGAACGGTCGATCACCGCGTTGAGGATCGCCCGCCGCACGTACGCCTCGGCCTTGGCCAGGGTGAGGGCCATGCGCGGTCGCCCGAACGTGCGCACGAGCGCATCCTGGACGAGGTCCGCCGCGTCCGCGTCGTTGCCCGTGAGCAGGTACGCGTACCGCACGAGCGCATCGCCGCGCTCGGCGACGAGTCTCGTCGCCACGGCATCCCATGCGCCGCTCACCGTGTCTCCTCCCGACGACGATGGACCCGCCGTCACCCACTAGAACGACTCAGCGTACGGAAACGTTGTGGCAGACCTCGCCGGTCGCGTTCCGCACCGTACTGGACTCAGGTCTATTGTCGCGCGCGGCGGCGTCCGCCAGCCTGTCGAACGAGGTGCGGGCCGCGGAGTTCCGATCGTCCGCAGGGGAGAGGAACCATGACGACCCATGATGCAGCCGTGCGCGCATCCCGGCGCGCCGGAGTGGCCGTGATCGCCGTAGCCGGCCTGCTGGTCAGCGGATGCGCCACCGGCGGAAGCGGCACTCCTGCCGCCACGCGCACCCCCGACGCGACGACCACCGTGACCCGGCCCGCGGCACCGGAGGGCGAGCTCCCCGCCGAGCTTCAGGAGCAGCTGCAGCGTGCGGTCGAGCAGGTCATGACCGAGTACGACGTGCCAGGTGCCGCTGCCGGCGTCTGGATCCCCGGTGAGGGCTCGTGGACGACCGCGGCCGGTCTTGCCGACGTCGAGGACGGGGTCGCCGCCACCACCGACATGGTCTGGCCGATCCGGAGCATCACCAAGTCGTACACGGTGACCATGCTCCTGCAGCTCGCCGACGAGGGAGCGCTGCGTCTCGACGACACCATCGACCAGTACGTCGACGGGATCACCGACGGCGACCGGATCACGCTGCTCCAGCTCGCGAACATGTCCAGCGGCAACGCCGACTACGTCACCCAGGAGTTCTTCGACGAGTGGCAGGCCGACCCCGCGAAGATCTGGACCCTGGACGAGCTCAACAGCTTCGTGATCGACCAGCCGGCGCAGTTCGCGCCCGGAACCGAGTACCTGTACACCAACGCCAACACGAACCTGCTCGGTGCCGTGATCGAGGAGGTCACCGGGCAGTCCTACGCCGAGGCGCTGGACGAACGCATCCTCGAGCCGCTCGGGCAGACCGGCACCGCCTACCTGACCGATGTCGACGACTGGGCCGCGCCGCACCCCGTCGGCTACTTCGTGGTCGACGGCACGCCCCTCGCCCAGAACGAGAACCCCTCCATCCTCGCCGCAGCGGGGTCGCTGTTCTCGACGCTCGACGACGGCCGGGTCTGGGCCGAGATCCTCGGCACCGGTGCGCTGCTGAAGCCTGAGACCCAGGAGCTGCGGCAGATCGGGCACCAGATCCCCAAGCCGCCGTACGACCGGTACGCCGTGGGCATGGGTGAGACCGACGGCTGGTGGGGGCACAACGGTGAGGGGATCGGCTTCACCGCCGCGACCTTCCACCACCCCGACACGGGCGCGAGCATCGTCGTCTACATGAACGAATCGGACACCCCCGACAAGACGCATCCGGCGGATACGACGTTCCGCGCGCTCGCCGAGGTCCTCGCGAACGGAGCGGCCGGGTGACCCGGCGGTTCCCGCGCGCCGCCGGCCTGCTCGCCGTCGTCGCTGCGGTCGCGCTCACCTCGGGATGCGTCGCGGATGCTCCGACCGGATCCGGAAGCGACCTCACCTCGGTCCCCGGCCTTCCGGACGAGGCGCTCGAGGTGATGAACCAGCCCCAGTTCGAGAGTGGCCGGTGGCTCATCTCCGTCGAGGACCTCGAGACCGGGGAGACCGTGATCGACCTCGACGGCGACAAGCTCGCCGAGCCCGGATCCTTCGTGAAGACCTACAGCGCGGGTGCCGCCTGGGTGAAATGGGGCCCTGATCACACCATCAGCACGCCGGTGAAGCAGTCGGGCACGGTCACCGACGGGACGCTCACGGGCAACCTCGTGCTCGTCGGCCAAGGCGATCTCACGATGGGCGGCCGCACGAAGGCCGACGGCACCGTCGACTTCACGAACCTCGACCACAACGACGCCAACCCGCTGCCGGGCGCGACGCTCACACCCGAGGATCCGCTCACGGGACTCGACGAGCTCGCCGAGCAGGTGCGGGCGTCGGGCATCACCGCGGTGCGCGGCGACGTCATCGTCGACGACCGGCTGTTCGTCGGAACGCTCGAGCGGAAACCGGTCACGCCCATCGTGATCAACCAGAACCTCCTCGACATCCTGATCACCCCCGGCGCCGAAGGTGAGCCGGCCACGGCGGCGCTCACCCCCGCCGTCGCCCCGTGGAAGCTCGACCTCCGCGTCGAGACCGTCGCTCCCGGCGCGAAGGCCGGGATCGAGCCCCCGAAGCTCTCGCCCGACGACCCGAACACGATCGTCGTCACCGGCACCATCGCCGCCGACAGCGATCCGTCGCTGAAGGTCTACGAGTTCGAGGATCCCGCGACCTTCGCGCGCACGGCGTTCATCGAGGCACTCGCCAGGGCCGGGGTCAGCGTCTCGGCCGACCCGGTGAAGCGCAACCCTGAGGAGTCGCTCGAAGACGCCGCCACGATCGCGGGCCTGCCCACCGTCGCCGAGCTGGAATCACTCCCGCTCGGCGAGGAGATCACCTACGTCATGAAGATCAGCTACAACCGCGGCGCACAGACCTTGATCTGCCGGCTCGCGGCCGATGCCGGGCAGACCGACTGCGACGCGGGTATGGCGGTGGCGCAGCAGATCTGGGCGGACGCCGGGCTCGACACCCTCGGCGCATCCCTCATCGACGGCTCGGGCCTCGACGGCAACCTCATCACCCCGGAGAACGCGGTGCAGATCCAGACGCTGATGGCCGAGCGGCCCGACGCCGAGGCCTGGCGCGCCACCATGCCGATCCTGGGCGTCGACGGATCGCTCGCCGACGTGCAGGCCGACAGCCCCGCAGCCGGCAAAGTGTTCGCGAAGACCGGAACGCTCGTCGGCGGTGACGCGTTCAACGGCCGGATCCGGCTCGCCACCAAGACCCTCGGCGGCGTCATGGAGACCGAGGACGGCCGCCATCTGGCGTTCACGATCATCGTGAACGACGGCTTCTACGACGGGATCGCAGGCGTCTTCGAGGCCAACGACGACGTCGGCAAGGTCGCCGCACTGATCCAGCAGGCCTACTGAGCCTGAGCTGGCCCCCCCGGATTGCCCCCGGATTGCCGTACTGAGGAGACGACGGATGCATACACGCGCGATGAGGACGACGGCGGGGGCGGCCGCCGTGGTCATCGCACTGACCTTCGCCGCCTGCACGGGGCCGGCCCCGTCGAGCCCGTCGGCGAGCCCCACGCCGACCGGCGACGCTGAGGCCGGCCCCACTCCGACCCTGAAGCCGTTCGACGAGGCCGCCATCACGGCGCTCTTCGAGGAGACGGCGGAGGAGCTCGGCCAGCCCGGAGCCGCCATGCTCATCCGCACACCGGACGGCGAGTTCACGATGACCTATGGCACCACGAGCCCGGGCGGGAGCACACCCGTCTCGCTCGACGACCACATCCGCGTCGGCTCGAACACGAAGACCTGGACCGGCACGGTCATCCTGCAGCTCGTGGAGGAGGGCAAGATCGCCCTCGACGACCCGGTCTCGACGTACCGCCCCGACGTCCCGAACGGGGAGAACATCACCATCGAGCAGATGCTCATGATGCGCAGCGGACTCGCCAACTACACCGAGACCCTCGAACTGAACGCCGCCCTCGACGCCGATCCGCAGCGGGTGTGGCAGCCCGAGGAACTCGTCGCGATGGCCCTGCCGCTTCCGGTCGACTTCGAACCGGGCACCGGCTATCACTACTCGAACACCAACACGATCCTGCTCGGCCTCATCGCCGAACAGCTCGACGGCAAGCCGCTCGCGCAGATCTACGCGGATCGCCTCTTCACACCCCTGGGGCTCAGTGAGACGTCGTTCCCCGCGATCGAGGACAGCAGTCTGCCCACACCGCACTCCGACGGCTACTACTGGTGGACCAATGTGAACACCATCGGCTCGTCGAAGCTCCCTCCCGACCTGATGGGCCAGGCGAACGCCGGCACCTTCCTGCCGAACGACGGCACCCTCGACAACCCGTCGTGGGCGTGGTCGGCCGGCTCCGGCATCTCCACCATCGGCGACCTGGCCGACTGGGTGGAGGCGCTGAACGGCAAGGGCGGCGATCTGCTCTCACCGGAGATGCAGGAGGCGCGCATGAACAGCCTCACGCCGACGTCGCCTGCGCCCAACGCCCCGAGGTACGGCTGGAACATCGGCCAGTTCGGCCAGTTCTACGGCCACAGCGGCGAGCTCCCCGGATTCAACTCGTTCATGGGCTACGACCCGGTGGCCGACGTCACCCTGGTGGTCTGGGCGAACCTCGCTCCGGCCGCGAACGGGACCGGGCCCGCCGCCTCGATCGCCCAGCTCGTGATCAAGGAGATGTACACCGAGTAGCTCGGCGCCGTCATCCGTGCGTGACGCGCGTCACAGCGACTCCCCGTCACCGCCACCTGACGCGGCCAGGTACTGGATGACCGCGAGCACCCGGCGGTGGTCGTCGGCCGCGACCGGCAGGCCGAAGGTGTCGTAGATCTTCGACGTGTGCTGCACCACAGCCTTCTCCGACGTGCCGAGTCGCGCGGCGATGTGTGCGTTGCTTCGACCCTCCGCCATCATGCCGAGGACCTCGCGCTGCCGAGGCGTGAGGTCGCCGACCGGGCCGTTCGTCTTGCTCGCGCGCGAGACCAGCACCGCCACCACGTCGGGGTCGAGCGCGGTGCCGCCGGCCTGCACCCGTCTCACGTCGGCCATGAAGGTGCGCACGTCGGCGATGCGCTGCTTGAGCAAGTACCCGACGCCGCCCTCGCCCCGGTCGAGGAGTTCGGTCGCGTAGCGGCGCTGGACGTACTGCGAGAGCACCATCACCGACATGCCCGGATAGGCCTCACGGATGCGGAGCGCCGCGATCAGGCCTTCATCGGTGTGCGTGGGCGGCATCCGGATGTCGGTGATCACCAGGTCGGGTTCGAGGCGCGCCACGGCGATCTCGAGTTCCACCGCCGTGCCGACCGCCGCCACCACTTCGATCCCGTCGTTCTGGAGCACGTGGCCGAGTCCCTCCCGCAGCAGCACCTCGTCCTCGCCGATCACGACCCGCATGGCAACTCCACGCGCACGGTGGTTCCCGCACCCTCGGGCGAGACCAGCTCGAACGAGCCGCCGAGCGCGTCGACCCGGTCGGCCATGCCTTTCAGCCCGGAGCTGTGCTCGACCAGGGCGCCCCCGCGTCCGTCGTCGCTCACGCGCATCCGCAGGATGTCGCCGGATCGGGTGAGCTCGACCGCCACGGCGCGGGCGCCCGAGTGCTTCACCGCGTTGGTGAGCGCCTCGGCCACGATGAGGTAGGCGGACTGCGCCGTGGCCGGGGCGAGCGTCCGGTCGTCGATGTCGCTGCGCAGCGTGGCCGGGATGTCGAGCCGGTCGACGAGGTCTTCGGCCGCGACGGTCAGCCCGCGCTCGACCAGGGAGGACGGCTGCACGGCGTGGACGAGCCGCCGCAGGTCAGCGGCCGCGGCGTCGATCCGTTCCCGGAGCGCGGTCGCCGCCGACGCGGTCGCCGGGTCGGCGGCGTCGGCGTTCGCGATCTGCTGCGCCTCGAGCGCGAGCAGCACCAGCTGGACCTGCAGCCCGTCGTGCAGGTCGCGTGCGATCCGGCTTCGCTCGGCGTCGGCGGCCTCGACGATGCGGAGCCGGGAGTGCAGCAACGCCTCGTTGCTCGCCACGAGTGCGGCGGTGAGCCGCTCGCGGTCGAGAGCGATAGCGAACACCCGGCCCGCGCGGCGCACCGATTCGGGATCCGCGATCATACGGCCGTCGTAGCTGATGGCGCCGACGAGCCGCGACTCCACGCGCACCTCCTGCCAGAGCCTCGGGGCGACCTGCTCGCGCACGCTCACCTCGAGCCCCTGCTCGTCGATGAACGCCTGCCGTTCCTCCGACCAGTACGCCACCCGCAGCGACTCGTCGCCGAGCGACCGGGCGAGAGCCTGCTCGACCGCGGTCCTCGTGGAGCCGGCGATGCTCAACCAGGCGCTCAACGCATCCGCTTCGGCCGTCCGCCCGAATCCGCCGAGCAGCACGCCGAGCAGGAAGGCGACCGGGATCCCGGCGAGGATCGCCAGCTGCACGCCGCCGATCAGGACGCCATCAGCGCCGACCAGCATCAGCACGTTCGCCGAGACCGGGATGAGCAGCACCGCCAGGATGCCGTACACGTAGAGCGGCAGCAGCACGCGGAGGTTCTTCGGCTCAGCCGAGCGGAGACGTCCGATCAGCACGACCACGGTGGCCACCATCACGCCGATGCCGACGACGCTCTGCACCCAGAGCGCGACGAGCCGAAGATCGGGCTGATCGGGCGGCAGGAGATACAGCGGCATCTGCAGGACGAACGCCACACCGTACCCCACCACGACGGTCACGACCGACAGCCGTCCCTGCAGCCGGCCCGAAGGGAAGGCGTGCAGCAGATGCACGGTGACGGCGAGGATGGCCGTGGCGGAGACGGTGCTCACCTCGACGAGCACCGGCAGGCCGAGGTTGCCGGCGCCGCCGAGGAACATCGCGACGGCGCCGACGAGGAGCAGGCCACCGGTGCCGCTCAGCGGACGCCGCCACCAGGCGATGATGCCGGCGGCGGTCCACACGAAGAACACCAGGGTGAACGCGGCCGGGATCCAGAACGGAACGGGTGCGCTCACCGCCACCGCGAGCTGCATGCCGCCGAGGGCGAGGGCGAACACCCCGACCAGGAGCAGCGCGGGCCGGAGCGCGTCGGCGCGCACGCGCCGCAAGCCTGCGGGAATCGGTGTGGAATCTGGGGGTCGGATCACGGCGTGGGGTCACCTCAGCGTGAGCCTAGACGTGAGTGGGGTTCGGGTTCAAGAGAAACGGGGTCACCACTCCGTGTGAGCCGCGTGGTGCCCGAGGCATCCGCCGCCGACACCGTCGACCCAGACCGGGGCGCCTGGCGCACCATGCAGAAAACCCCCGGCCGATGGCCGAGGGCTTCCAAAACGTGACCCATGTCGCGACTCAGATGTGACCTCGGTCGCGACTCATCACAACGTGCCCCCGGAGGGATTCGAACCCCCGACCTACGGTACCGGAAACCGGCGCTCTATCCCCTGAGCTACGGAGGCGCACAGCTAGCAAGACTAGCACCCCGGCGGGAGCGCGCTGAACCGCACGCACCCCGCGGAGCGTCGAGTCAGGCCGCCGGGAGGTTGCCGCGGACGTCGGTCACGAGCTGCTCGGCATCGCCCGGCTCGTACAGCAGCGACGACTCGATGACGACCCAGTACGGTCCGCTGAACACCTGGACCTGGCCCTCGTTCCCGGACTGCGCGAAGTACCCCTCGACCTCGGGCGGGGTGCCGTAGGTCGGGACGGGGGTGCTCTGCGAGGCCGCCGCTCCCGCCAGCGACTCGATCGCCGCCGGCGTCGGCGTCGCGACCGCGATCTGCAGGTGGTCGCCGCTCGTCTGGTTGAGGTAGCCGCACGCGGTGCCGCCCTGCGCGACGACCTCGCTGATGGTCGCGCTGTCGGGCTCGTACGACGGGTCGACCCCGAAGTTCGGGTTGAACACGTACAACTGGTCGAGCGTCAGCAGGGCGTCGCAGTCGATCGTGAACGGCGTGGCGTTCTCGTCGGGCTCCGTCGTCTCGGTGGGCTCCGGCGTCGGGGCACTGGTCGCGCTCGAGGTGGGCGACGGCGACGCAGTCGGTTCGGCCTCGCCGGGCGCGCAGCCGGCGAGCAGCGCGGCGGTGGATGCGCCCAGCGCGATCCAGATCAGGGCAGCACGTGAGGAGCGATCGGAGCGCAGCATGTGACGAACCCTATCAATCGGCGCGGGTAGGATTTCGGGGTGACTCCAGCCGATCTCTCGCACGCTCTGTTCGACCTCGTCGCCGCCGCCGTCGAGCGACGTCGGGCGGCCGGCGATGAGATCGCGTTCGACCTCTCGCCCGACCAGGTGACGCTCGAACGGCCCAAGCAGCGCGAGCACGGCGACTGGGCGTCGAACATCGCGATGCGGATCGCGAAGCCGCTCGGCCTGAACCCGCGCGAGCTCGCGACCGAGCTCGCCGCGGGCCTCTCCGGAGTCGACGGCGTGGCCAGCGCCGAGGTCGCCGGCCCGGGGTTCATCAACATCCGGCTCGACGCCGCCGCCGCCGGCGAGCTCGCGCGCACGATCGTCGAGGCCGGCGAGGCGTTCGGCCACACCACGACCCTCGCCGGGCGCCGCATCAACCTCGAGTTCGTGTCGGCGAACCCGACCGGCCCGTTGCACATCGGGCACACCCGGTGGGCGGCGCTCGGCGATGCGATCGGCCGCGTGCTCCGCGCTGCGGGCGCCCACGTCGCGAACGAGTACTACATCAATGACGCGGGCAACCAGATGGACACGTTCGGGGAGTCCGTGCTCGCGGCCGCCAAGGGCGAGCCGACACCCGAGAACGGCTACCCGGGCCGGTACATCGCCGACCTCGCGGTCCGTGTGCTCGAGCGGGAGCCCAACCTGCTCGCGCTCGACGACGAGGTGGCACTGCACACGGCGCGCGAGATCGCGTACGACCTCCAGCTCGCCGAGATCCGGGCGTCGCTCGAGCGCTTCAACGTGCACTTCGACGTGTGGACGAGCGAGCGGCTGCTGCACGCGAAGGACGATGAGGGCGTCTCGGCCGTCGACGCGGCCGTCGAGCGCCTGCGCGCCCAGGGGCACGTCTACGACCACGACGATGCGATCTGGGTGCGCACGACCGACTTCGGCGACGACAAGGACCGGGTGATCCGCCGCGGCAACGGCGTCTACACCTACTTCGCCGCCGACGCCGCCTACTATCTCGACAAGGGCGACCGCGGGTTCGAGCACAAGATCTACCTGCTCGGTGCCGACCACCACGGCTACGTGCACCGGCTGAAGGCGCTCGCGGGCGCCGCGGGCGACGACCCGCAGCGTGACATCGAGGTGCTCATCGGGCAGCTCGTGTCGATCAACGGCGCGAAGCTCAGTAAGCGAGCGGGCAACATCGTCGAGCTGGACGACCTGCAGGCCTGGCTCGGCACGGACGCGCTCAGGTACACGCTCGCGCGGTACCCGGCGGACTCCCCGCTCGCGATCGATCCCGAGCAGCTGCGCAAGCGCACCAACGACAACCCGGTGTTCTATGTGCAGTACGCGCATGCGCGCACCTCGGCGGTCGCGCGCAATGCGCTCGCATCGGGGGTCGACCGTTCCGAGTTCGCGCCCGGACTGCTCGACCACGAGACCGAGTCGGCCCTGCTCGGCGCGCTGCAGGAGTTCCCGAGGATCGTGGCGCAGGCCGCGGAGCTGCGCGAGCCGCACCGCGTCGCCCGCTACATCGAGGAGCTCGCGGGTCTCTACCACCGCTGGTACGACAGCTGCCGGGTCATCCCGCTCGGTGACGACCCCGTCACCGACCTGCACCGCACTCGCCTCTGGCTCAACGACGCGACCGGTCAGGTCCTGCGGAACGGGCTCGACCTGCTCGGCGTGTCGGCGCCCGAGCGCATGTGAGCGGGCGGGCCGAGGCATGACGGATCCGTTCGCGCAGACGCAGGCATTCGAGCAGACGGATGCCTCGGGGCGGCGCCGCGGCCTCAGCCGCGCCGCAAGGGGCTGGATCGTCGCGGGCGTCATCGTCGTGGTGCTCGCCCTGATCGTGATCGTGGCCGACCTCGTCGTGCGGTCGCTCGCGCAGACGGCGATCGAGCAGGGCGTCGAGCAGTCGCTGCCCGAGCAGGTGTCGGGCGACGTGACGGCGAGCATCGGCGGGTTCTCGGTGCTGGGTCAACTGCTCGCCGGCCGGGCCGATCAGGTCGAGCTGACCGCGCCCGAACTCGTCGTCGACGGCACCCCGATCGCCGCGCACGTGACCGCGACCGACGTCCCGCTCGATCTCAGCCAGCCGGTCGGCCGCGTCGAAGGCGAGCTGCGGCTCGACCAGCAGGCGCTCGACACGCTGACGCTCGCCCAGAGCGTCGTCGGCGACCTCACGCTCGGCGACGGGGTCGTCGGGTACACGGGCACCGTCGACGTGCTCGGGATCTCCGTCGGCTACTCGGCGACCGCCGAGCCCGAGGCCGCCGGCGACCGGGTGCTGCTCCGTCCGGTCGGTGCCGAGGTCACCGCGGGCGGGTTCGCGCTCGACGTCTCCGGCGTGGTGGACGCCGTGCTCGGCCGTGGGCCGGTCGAGATCTGCGTCGCCGACCGGCTGCCGGCGGGTGTGCAGGTCGAGGGCATCGACGTGTCGCAGGGGGAGGCCGTCGTGCGCCTCGGCGGCACGGGGCTCGTGCTCGACCAGGCGCATCTCACGCAGACTGGCACCTGCTGACCGGTCCGCGCCGCGTCGTGTCATCGATTCGGCTCATCCGGTTCGCCGTCGATAGACTCGGCGCGTCCCGCCGGATCGGCGGTTCGCGAAGGCTTCAGGAACCAATCCGGGTTCGCTCGCCGTACTCCAGCGAACGGTACCGGCAGCACCCGCACCCGTGAGGTTCTCAAGTGGCATCCACCGCATCCGCCGTGATCCCGGCTGCGCCCGACGACGCCAACGCGCTCGCGCCGACCGTGTGGCCCGCGGGCGCCGTCCGTGACGATGCGGGTCGCATCGTGGTCGGCGGCGTCGACGCGACGACCCTCGCCGAACGATACGGCACCCCCCTCTACGTACTCGACGAGCAGGTCGTGCGCGATCGCGCCGAGCGCACGCGCGTCGCATTCGAGACCGCGGCACGATCGATCGGCAGCGACGCGACCGTGTACTACGCCGGCAAGGCGTTCCTGTCGGGGGCGATCGTCAGGTGGGTCACCGAGGCCGGCCTCCGCGTCGACGTGTGCACGGGCGGCGAGCTCGCCGTCGCACTCGCGGCCGGCGCGCCGCCTGAGCGCATCGGCTTCCACGGCAACAACAAGTCGATCGCCGAGATCGAGCGCGCCGTCGAGGTGGGCCTCGGGTCGATCGTGCTCGACAGCGAGGCCGAGATCGAGCGGGTCGCCGAAGCGGCCGCGCGCGCGGGGCGCGTGCAGGCCGTCCGCCTGCGCGTCAACAGCGGCGTGCACGCCTCGACCCACGAGTTCCTCGCCACGGCTCACGAAGATCAGAAGTTCGGCGTCACGCTCGACCGCGCCGTCGAGCTCGGCGCCCGGATCCGCGCGCATGCGTCGCTCGAGTTCCTCGGCCTGCACTGCCACATCGGCTCGCAGATCTTCGACTCCGCCGGCTTCGCCGAATCCGCCGAGCGGCTGCTCGCCGCCCACGCCGCGCTGTCGGCGGTCGCGCCCGTCCCCGAGCTGAACCTCGGTGGTGGGTTCGGCATCGCCTACACCGAATCCGACGACCCCACGCCGATCGAGCGGATCGCCGACGGCATCGCGACCGCGATCGAGGCCGCCTGCCACGCGCACGGCGTCCCCGTGCCCCGCCTCGCGTTCGAGCCCGGCCGCACGATCGTCGGCCCCGCGGGAATCACGCTGTACACCGTCGGCACGATCAAGCCGGTGCCGATCGAGGGCGCCTGGCGGCACTACGTCTCGGTCGACGGCGGCATGAGCGACAACCTGCGCACCGCGCTCTACGGCGCGGACTACACCGTGCGCA is a genomic window of Agromyces protaetiae containing:
- a CDS encoding sensor histidine kinase produces the protein MRADALRPALLLVGVFALALGGMQLAVAVSAPVPFWIPAAFTLVFFVWTAAGIIAWWRRPLSGTGGLLLVGAVAMFLGGAGNLGLPVLVEVSTVSATAILAVTVHLLHAFPSGRLQGRLSVVTVVVGYGVAFVLQMPLYLLPPDQPDLRLVALWVQSVVGIGVMVATVVVLIGRLRSAEPKNLRVLLPLYVYGILAVLLIPVSANVLMLVGADGVLIGGVQLAILAGIPVAFLLGVLLGGFGRTAEADALSAWLSIAGSTRTAVEQALARSLGDESLRVAYWSEERQAFIDEQGLEVSVREQVAPRLWQEVRVESRLVGAISYDGRMIADPESVRRAGRVFAIALDRERLTAALVASNEALLHSRLRIVEAADAERSRIARDLHDGLQVQLVLLALEAQQIANADAADPATASAATALRERIDAAAADLRRLVHAVQPSSLVERGLTVAAEDLVDRLDIPATLRSDIDDRTLAPATAQSAYLIVAEALTNAVKHSGARAVAVELTRSGDILRMRVSDDGRGGALVEHSSGLKGMADRVDALGGSFELVSPEGAGTTVRVELPCGS
- a CDS encoding iron ABC transporter ATP-binding protein, whose amino-acid sequence is MLRSDRSSRAALIWIALGASTAALLAGCAPGEAEPTASPSPTSSATSAPTPEPTETTEPDENATPFTIDCDALLTLDQLYVFNPNFGVDPSYEPDSATISEVVAQGGTACGYLNQTSGDHLQIAVATPTPAAIESLAGAAASQSTPVPTYGTPPEVEGYFAQSGNEGQVQVFSGPYWVVIESSLLYEPGDAEQLVTDVRGNLPAA
- a CDS encoding arginine--tRNA ligase; the encoded protein is MTPADLSHALFDLVAAAVERRRAAGDEIAFDLSPDQVTLERPKQREHGDWASNIAMRIAKPLGLNPRELATELAAGLSGVDGVASAEVAGPGFINIRLDAAAAGELARTIVEAGEAFGHTTTLAGRRINLEFVSANPTGPLHIGHTRWAALGDAIGRVLRAAGAHVANEYYINDAGNQMDTFGESVLAAAKGEPTPENGYPGRYIADLAVRVLEREPNLLALDDEVALHTAREIAYDLQLAEIRASLERFNVHFDVWTSERLLHAKDDEGVSAVDAAVERLRAQGHVYDHDDAIWVRTTDFGDDKDRVIRRGNGVYTYFAADAAYYLDKGDRGFEHKIYLLGADHHGYVHRLKALAGAAGDDPQRDIEVLIGQLVSINGAKLSKRAGNIVELDDLQAWLGTDALRYTLARYPADSPLAIDPEQLRKRTNDNPVFYVQYAHARTSAVARNALASGVDRSEFAPGLLDHETESALLGALQEFPRIVAQAAELREPHRVARYIEELAGLYHRWYDSCRVIPLGDDPVTDLHRTRLWLNDATGQVLRNGLDLLGVSAPERM
- a CDS encoding LmeA family phospholipid-binding protein, translated to MTDPFAQTQAFEQTDASGRRRGLSRAARGWIVAGVIVVVLALIVIVADLVVRSLAQTAIEQGVEQSLPEQVSGDVTASIGGFSVLGQLLAGRADQVELTAPELVVDGTPIAAHVTATDVPLDLSQPVGRVEGELRLDQQALDTLTLAQSVVGDLTLGDGVVGYTGTVDVLGISVGYSATAEPEAAGDRVLLRPVGAEVTAGGFALDVSGVVDAVLGRGPVEICVADRLPAGVQVEGIDVSQGEAVVRLGGTGLVLDQAHLTQTGTC